ACACCATAACGCATTACTATCATACTAGGAATAGACTGATTTTGACTGGTACTCCTCTACAAAACAATCTACCCGAACTGTGGGCTTTATTGAACTTTGTTTTACCGAAAATTTTTAACTCTGCTAagacttttgaagattggtTCAACACGCCATTTGCAAATACTGGCACTCAAGAAAAACTTGAACttacagaagaagagacgTTATTGATTATCAGAAGATTGCATAAAGTTTTGAGACCATTTTTGCTGCGTcgtttgaagaaagaagtCGAAAAGGATCTGCCAGACAAGGTGGAGAAAGTCATCAAATGTAAACTCTCAGGGCTACAGCACCAATTGTATGAGCAAATGCTTAAGCATAATGCATTGTTCGTCGGAGCTGGTACCGAGGGAGCTACAAAAGGTGGTATTAAAGGTCTTAACAATAAAATCATGCAACTGAGGAAGATCTGTAATCATCCTTTCgtttttgatgaagtggaAGGTGTAATTAATCCAACGAGGGAAAACAGTCCACTACTTTATCGTGTTGCTGGTAAATTCGAATTGTTGGACCGTGTATTGCCCAAGTTCCGAGCTACAGGCCACAGAGTCCTGatgttttttcaaatgacCCAGGTTATGGACATCAtggaagatttcttgagaatGAAGGGGTTAAAATATATGAGATTAGATGGTGGTACCAAGACCGAAGACAGAACAGATATGTTAAAAGACTTTAATGCTCCAAATTCTGATTATTTCTGTTTCCTATTATCTACTAGAGCAGGTGGTCTTGGTCTTAACTTGCAGACTGCCGATACTGTTATTATTTTCGATACTGACTGGAATCCTCATCAGGATTTGCAAGCTCAGGATAGAGCTCATAGAATTGGACAGAAAAATGAGGTTAGAATTTTGAGGTTAATCACCACTGATACGGTGGAAGAAGTCATTTTAGAGAGAGCTACCCAAAAATTAGATATTGACGGCAAAGTTATTCAGGCCGGTAAGTTTGATAATAAATCTACAGCAGAGGAGCAAGAAGCctttttgagaagattgaTCGAAAGTGAATCTAGCAGAGATGAGGAAGACAAGGCTGAGCTCGATGACGATGAGTTGAATGAGATTTTGGCACGTAgtgaggaagagaaaatatTGTTTGATAAGATGGATGAGGAAAGAGTACAGTTGGAAAATAAAGAAGCCAAATCAATGGGCCTCAAGCAGTCTCTACCGAGATTGATTGAAGTAGATGAGTTACCAGAAGTGTTCACGGAGGATATCACCGCTCACCTTCAACCTGAGCCGGTCGCTGTTGGTAGGataagagaaagaaaaaggGTTTACTACGACGATGGTTTGACCGAAGaacaatttttgcaagcggttgaagatgaaagcaGTACTCTGGAAGAAGCCATCGAAAAGAGACGTAAGGCTAGAGCAAAGAGACAAGGTGTAAGCAGTCCTCTTGGAGATGAGATCGGCACTTTGGAGAGCACTGCTGAACCTAGTATAAATGAGGCTCCAGCTGAAGAAGTAGtagaagaggatgaagaatcCTCTTTGGTTAAACCTAAACGAAAGTCTAGAAGTAAGAGAAGGAGGAGCGTCCCAGTTGCCGAGGACCAGAATGGCTTGGATGAAGCAGTTGACGAGGAAGGGACCGCTGCTGAAGTCAAGGAACCggaaaagaagaaacctAAGCTGAAGATCAAACTCACGTTAAAGAATGATCCTTTGACACCCGAAGAATCTGAAACTAACGGAGTAGCTAATTCAAAGGTGGATAAGAGTAAACAatcaaagaccaagaagaccaagaagGCTCAAAACGAGCTTCTCCCTGTCGTTGAAAATCTACTCGCTTTAATGCGTGAACAGATCGACGAAACTGATGAACATCCACGCACAACCatatttgagaaacttccCTCTAAACGAGACTACCCTGATTATTACACTCTAATCAAGCACCCTATTGCTCTAGATATAGTTTTGAGGAATGCCAAGAAGGGACAATATAACagtttggaagatgtcAAACAAGATCTGCAAGTAATGTATGACAACGCCAAATTTTATAACGAGGAAGGCTCGTGGGTCTATAACGACGCCGAAAAGCTTAACGAATTCACTGATCAATGGTTTGAAAATAACTAAGTAACTATATGTTAGTTTTAAGCATGTACTATTTTGTTTTGAGAGGCATCGTAATTAACGAGCTGCTCGAGTTTATAGACGCACTCTCgttgtgaaaaattttcaaaagtatATAAGCGCGATGAAAAAGTAGCACCTTTCCATTCTTGTAGCgatttccttcaatttgtacTCTAGCGATTTAAACATTAGATCACTAAAGCGCTGATAGTAAAATGAAATTCGTCCAAACTGAACAATTCATTGAAGTCCCACAGGGTGTCCAGGTTAACATCAGATCGAGAGTCGTCAAGGTCACTGGTCCAAGAGGTATTCTAgtcaagaacttgaagcACATCGATGTTACTTTCACCCAAATCAGTGAGAAGCAGATTAAAGTTGCTGTTCACAATGGTGACAGAAAGCACGTTGCTGCTTTGAGAACCGTCAAGTCTTTGGTCGACAACTTGATCACCGGTGTTACTAAGGGATACAAGTACAAGATGAGATACGTCTACGCGCATTTCCCAATCAACGTCAATGTTGTTGACAAGGATGGTAAGAAATTCATCGAGAtcagaaacttcttggGTGACAAGAAGGTCAGGTTGGTTCCAGTCAGAGAAGGTGTTGATATCGAATTTTCCACTACTCAAAAGGATGAGATGGTTTTATCCGGTAACTCGGTCGAAgatgtttctcaaaacGCTGCTgatgttcaacaaatctgCCGTGTCAGAAACAAAGATATCCGTAAGTTTTTGGATGGTATCTATGTCTCTGAAAAGGGTGTCATCGAGCAAGAAAACTAATCTGAGTTCGAAAATTCTGTATAAATTTACATAGCGCGCATTCGATTCTCAGCTGCGCACCCATTTCTGGTGGGTTGCTCAGCTGCTTAGGGATCACTTGGAGCATGCCGCTCCTGGTGAACCTACAGGCTAACGTTCCTAGTGCTCAGACAAATGAAGAGCCACTCATTTACGTTAGCCACTCTTCTAATTCTACTGATCTCTTCTACAACTGAAAGCGTTGTTGCGTACCTTTTCTTTCACATCTTGATTTCGCCGTACTACCAATAAAGTTCAATTGCTCCAGGTGGATCAACCAGCTTTATTCAGTGACATAACTACCTAAAACATCTAAGCGATGACATCCAACGATATCGGACCCGATACTTTAAGGCTTCTCCGTTCTCGCATCCGATGTTCGGATGCGAAGAGGCTGTCGCCGCTATGCACTATCGAGGATTATAGGTCAAGGATTTTTGGATATGGGGGAGTCTGGAGAGACACCTAACAAGAGAGGGCAGGGCATAGCGGTATTGACTCTTGGCCTATTGCTCCGGGTTTTGGTAAAAGTAACGCATTCACGGGCGATTCTAAGGCTATAAATCTATTCTGCTTAACTATTGGTAATCTTCGCTTCTCGATATATCGTACCTTGAGTATATTtgattttctttgttcttctgaCTGCTTTAATTTTCGTTCCAGTCTTCCTGACCAATAACAaaaagcttttgaatctaGGCCGCCCCCgtatttgaaagatcagTGAGCAAGCAGGCGAAGAGGCtaagaagagagaagaCAAATACAGTCGATCATTTTTGTAACTGTTGAGTAGTAAAGACTGGTCTTTTTCCgaattcaaactttttaaGAGTTGTCACAAGCGGTCCATACAACTAGTTTGTTACACACGCCACCCACCCCCTTTCT
The window above is part of the Torulaspora delbrueckii CBS 1146 chromosome 3, complete genome genome. Proteins encoded here:
- the STH1 gene encoding RSC chromatin remodeling complex ATPase subunit STH1 (similar to Saccharomyces cerevisiae STH1 (YIL126W); ancestral locus Anc_2.235), which produces MNTVSANPTVLPTNKGMLPTKEKTEIPSIHIPRPVTTAQLEQLLYRYRAIIENKKENKLEIDAIERTLGEVSRDQDVYIQRLDKLRSGIKQGVSYDDDLLERQLLALQLLGKDLDVPEELLLDQDENSLSGANSTDESEKLSPVKCSLDFEENVQNLGLSEKFTNCAPTRLGDPSIESRVSSRIAKRISELERLPANLGTYSLEDALDFVTKDDIPSRIDVAKIRALIELKGLKLLTKQKSLRQKLITNVTSQAHHSIPFLRDSPFTVAAQRSVQVRSKTIVPQTVRLAEELERQQLLEKRKKERNLHMKKVNSIVDFVKEKQSETWSYRDRCLQFGRLGQIAHNQIEKDEQKRMERTAKQRLAALKSNDEEAYLKLLDQTKDTRITQLLRQTNTFLDSLAQAVKVQQNEAMILRGEEVPPITDEEREKVDYYEVAHRVKEKVTKQPSILIGGTLKEYQIRGLEWMVSLYNNHLNGILADEMGLGKTIQSISLITYLYEVKKEPGPFLVIVPLSTITNWTLEFEKWAPSLNTIIYKGTPNQRRSLQFQVRSGNFDVLLTTYEYIIKDRSVLAKPDWAHMIIDEGHRMKNAQSKLSYTITHYYHTRNRLILTGTPLQNNLPELWALLNFVLPKIFNSAKTFEDWFNTPFANTGTQEKLELTEEETLLIIRRLHKVLRPFLLRRLKKEVEKDLPDKVEKVIKCKLSGLQHQLYEQMLKHNALFVGAGTEGATKGGIKGLNNKIMQLRKICNHPFVFDEVEGVINPTRENSPLLYRVAGKFELLDRVLPKFRATGHRVLMFFQMTQVMDIMEDFLRMKGLKYMRLDGGTKTEDRTDMLKDFNAPNSDYFCFLLSTRAGGLGLNLQTADTVIIFDTDWNPHQDLQAQDRAHRIGQKNEVRILRLITTDTVEEVILERATQKLDIDGKVIQAGKFDNKSTAEEQEAFLRRLIESESSRDEEDKAELDDDELNEILARSEEEKILFDKMDEERVQLENKEAKSMGLKQSLPRLIEVDELPEVFTEDITAHLQPEPVAVGRIRERKRVYYDDGLTEEQFLQAVEDESSTLEEAIEKRRKARAKRQGVSSPLGDEIGTLESTAEPSINEAPAEEVVEEDEESSLVKPKRKSRSKRRRSVPVAEDQNGLDEAVDEEGTAAEVKEPEKKKPKLKIKLTLKNDPLTPEESETNGVANSKVDKSKQSKTKKTKKAQNELLPVVENLLALMREQIDETDEHPRTTIFEKLPSKRDYPDYYTLIKHPIALDIVLRNAKKGQYNSLEDVKQDLQVMYDNAKFYNEEGSWVYNDAEKLNEFTDQWFENN
- the RPL9B gene encoding 60S ribosomal protein uL6 (similar to Saccharomyces cerevisiae RPL9B (YNL067W); ancestral locus Anc_2.236): MKFVQTEQFIEVPQGVQVNIRSRVVKVTGPRGILVKNLKHIDVTFTQISEKQIKVAVHNGDRKHVAALRTVKSLVDNLITGVTKGYKYKMRYVYAHFPINVNVVDKDGKKFIEIRNFLGDKKVRLVPVREGVDIEFSTTQKDEMVLSGNSVEDVSQNAADVQQICRVRNKDIRKFLDGIYVSEKGVIEQEN